DNA from Agarilytica rhodophyticola:
TTGCTGTATTTGAATTTATCGATGGCCGAGTCTGGACAGATAAAGACTTTCTCCAGGCTGAACAACATCAAAGACTTATGGATGTTATTGCTAAATACCGCTCTGTAGCTATAGATATTGCATCTTTCTCTTACCACAGTTATTTAAATAGCTATTGGCACAAGTTTAAATTGCAAGGTGGCAATACGGCTCCTTACCAAAGAGACTGGGACTTATTTAATAAACAGTTGAAACTGTATGAAAGGTTACATAAAAATAGAGTTCTTACCCATCATGATCTTGTTGCAGAAAATATCATTGAAACTAACAATGGCATAAAAATAATTGACTGGGAATATGCCGGGCTAGGTATTGCTGCGCTAGATGATTATTTTGTTATAAAACATAGCCGGAAAAATATATATAAAGCGAAATATCAAATGGCTAGAAACATTATATCTTGGTTGGATAAGCTATGGTGGGAAATTCGTTAGAACTTTTATAGGAGGTGATTAGATCGGTTCTAGACCTGCCTAATCACCTATCATTTCTTTACGAGTAAGACGGTTTATTTACGAGTATAACGGTAAAGTGTCGCATCCTCGGTTCCAGCATCATAGATACAGTCAAACTGTTTGTCGCTAACATTAAGTAGATAGCATGTATAGACTTGGCTTTGTGCGTCTTCCCATTCGTCATCACAGCTCTCGCGTGTTTTTTCCATATGAGTATCCATGATGATTTGATTATGGGTTTTTCTCCA
Protein-coding regions in this window:
- a CDS encoding choline/ethanolamine kinase family protein; the protein is MSSYQMRLEQALDTWRNWQSPFSKKPTVLEKISSGYTNRSYLVGDRASAVILRLNHPDSKTLGINRRHEYHILQSIRSLNIAPKIVYWSKAMNFAVFEFIDGRVWTDKDFLQAEQHQRLMDVIAKYRSVAIDIASFSYHSYLNSYWHKFKLQGGNTAPYQRDWDLFNKQLKLYERLHKNRVLTHHDLVAENIIETNNGIKIIDWEYAGLGIAALDDYFVIKHSRKNIYKAKYQMARNIISWLDKLWWEIR